The window CTCGAAGGCGAGGACACCCGCGCCACCGCCGCGATCTTCGCGCGCCTGGGCGTGCGCATCGAAACGCCTTCGCCGTCGCGGCGGATCGTGCACGGCGTCGGCATCGACGGCCTGCGCGCGCCGGACGGCCCGCTGGACTGCGGCAACGCCGGCACCGGCATGCGCCTGCTGGCGGGGCTGCTGGCGGGGCAGCGTTTCGATGCCGTGCTGGTGGGCGATGCGTCGCTGTCGAAGCGCCCCATGCGGCGCGTGACCGTGCCGTTGGCGAAGATGGGCGCGCGCATCGACACCGAGGAAGGCGGCGTGCCGCCGCTGCGCATCCACGGCGGGCAGCGGCTTGTTGGCATCGACCACACGCTGGAGGTCGCCAGCGCGCAGGTGAAATCCGCGCTGCTGCTGGCCGGCCTGTACGCCGACGGCGAAACCGTGGTGCGCGAGCCGCACCCGACGCGCGATTACACCGAACGAATGCTGGCCGCGTTCGGCGCGGACATCGAGTTCTCGCCCGGCTACGCGCGGCTGCGCGGCGGCCAGCGTCTGCGGGCCACCGACGTGGCGGTGCCGGCGGATTTTTCCTCGGCGGCATTTTTCATGGTCGCGGCCAGCATCGTGCCGGGTTCGGAACTGCGCTTGAGTCAGGTGGGCCTGAATCCGCGCCGCACCGGCCTGTTGCAGGCGCTGCGGATGATGGGCGCGGACATCCGCGAGGAGAACGCGGCGACCCACGGCGGCGAGCCGGTGGCCGACCTGCTGGTGCGCTACGCGCCGCTGCGCGGCATCGAGGTGCCGGAGGCGCTGGTGCCGGACATGATCGACGAGTTCCCGGCGCTGTTCGTGGCCGCCGCCTGCGCCGACGGCCCCACCGTGGTGCGCGGCGCGGCGGAACTGCGAGTCAAGGAATCCGATCGCCTTGCGAGCATGGCCGCCGGCCTGCGCACGCTGGGGCTGCGCATCGACGAAACGCCGGACGGCGCGACGATCTTCCCCGGCGCGTTGCGGGGCGGCGCCGTGGAAAGCCACGACGACCACCGCATCGCGATGGCGTTCGCGGCAGCGGCGCAGCGCGCGGAGGGTGAA is drawn from Thermomonas brevis and contains these coding sequences:
- the aroA gene encoding 3-phosphoshikimate 1-carboxyvinyltransferase, producing the protein MDWRARAGAPLRGTLAIPGDKSVSHRAVMFAALADGTSRIDGFLEGEDTRATAAIFARLGVRIETPSPSRRIVHGVGIDGLRAPDGPLDCGNAGTGMRLLAGLLAGQRFDAVLVGDASLSKRPMRRVTVPLAKMGARIDTEEGGVPPLRIHGGQRLVGIDHTLEVASAQVKSALLLAGLYADGETVVREPHPTRDYTERMLAAFGADIEFSPGYARLRGGQRLRATDVAVPADFSSAAFFMVAASIVPGSELRLSQVGLNPRRTGLLQALRMMGADIREENAATHGGEPVADLLVRYAPLRGIEVPEALVPDMIDEFPALFVAAACADGPTVVRGAAELRVKESDRLASMAAGLRTLGLRIDETPDGATIFPGALRGGAVESHDDHRIAMAFAAAAQRAEGEVLIRDVANVATSFPGFDALARGAGFGLENAAVE